Proteins encoded together in one Amblyraja radiata isolate CabotCenter1 chromosome 11, sAmbRad1.1.pri, whole genome shotgun sequence window:
- the LOC116978469 gene encoding LOW QUALITY PROTEIN: 40S ribosomal protein S15-like (The sequence of the model RefSeq protein was modified relative to this genomic sequence to represent the inferred CDS: inserted 1 base in 1 codon): MADPVEQKKKRTFRKFTYRGVDLDQLLDMSYEQLMQLYCAXQRRRVNRGLRRKQQSLLKRLRKAKKEAPPMEIPEVVKTHLHDMVIIPEMVGSMVGVYNGKTFNQVEIKPEMIGHYLGEFSITYKPVKHGRPGIGATHSSRFIPLK; the protein is encoded by the exons atggctgaccctGTAGAACAGAAGAAGAAAAGGACATTCAGGAAATTCACCTACAGAGGTGTGGACCTGGATCAGCTCCTTGATATGTCCTATGAACAGTTGATGCAGTTGTATTGTG CGCAGCGGAGGCGTGTGAACAGGGGTCTGCGCCGCAAACAGCAGTCCCTCCTCAAGCGGCTGCGCAAGGCCAAGAAGGAAGCTCCGCCAATGGAGATACCCGAGGTGGTGAAGACACATCTTCATGACATGGTGATCATTCCGGAGATGGTCGGCAGCATGGTCGGTGTGTACAACGGCAAAACCTTCAACCAGGTTGAAATCAAGCCTGAAATGATCGGCCACTATCTTGGAGAGTTCTctatcacctacaaacctgtcaagCACGGTAGACCTGGTATTGGTGCCACTCACTCCTCCAGATTCATCCCTCTGAAGTAG